From the Burkholderia glumae LMG 2196 = ATCC 33617 genome, one window contains:
- the fixL gene encoding oxygen sensor histidine kinase FixL: MLTDRLFARSARASGASADSQPSRWHHGPWWSNSYLLTPLLSILVFLVVMSLILWSLNRREQQQQEDTLYRNVAWAQQQIRLSMTGAQEQLQAFARDVALGRIDERGFQAAAGDVMQAHPEILYLNWYVAPGTARWPDMQLPTLGQRLARPNDAQLAEIVRGAWRDAHESRRQAYSALAYDDFGNGFVTLQTPVTRDREYLGSIATVFSVEGILKHDIPPELSAKYKISITDVNNRELASTSSRPRLPRDAHYDLPLDPPGQGLTVRVYAYPQMTNLTNNTLVWLVAGLSCFVLWSLWSLWKHTRQRFEAQQALYAEAFFRRAMENSVLIGMRVLDMHGRITHVNPAFCRMTGWDEEDLVGKVAPFPYWPRDAYPEMQRQLDMTLRGKAPSSGFELRVRRKDASMFHARLYVSPLIDSSGRQTGWMSSMTDITEPKRAREELAAAHERFTTVLESLDAAVSVLAADEAELLFANRYYRHLFGIRPDGHLELSGGGFDSTQASSDSIDMVDAFAGLPATALTESTADAQEVYVESIQKWFEVRRQYIQWVDGHLAQMQIATDITTRKKAQELAHQQEEKLQFTSRLMTMGEMASSIAHELNQPLAAINNYCSGTVALVKSGRGTAETLLPALEKTAQQALRAGMIVKRIREFVKRSEPKRQAARVADIIADAVGLAEIEARKRRIRIVTEIRARMPIIYVDPVLIEQVLMNLMKNAAEAMGDVKDPQADGLIRVVADLEAGFVDIRVIDQGPGVDEASAERLFEPFYSTKSDGMGMGLNICRSIIESHRGRLWVVNNIEADGRVSGATFHCSLPIGAPENHGRGGVASHTVTGEI; encoded by the coding sequence ATGTTGACCGATCGGCTATTCGCACGCTCGGCGCGAGCGTCCGGTGCGTCGGCCGACTCGCAGCCGTCCCGCTGGCACCACGGCCCGTGGTGGTCCAATTCCTATCTGTTGACGCCGCTGCTGTCGATCCTGGTGTTCCTGGTGGTGATGAGCCTGATTCTGTGGAGCCTCAACCGCCGCGAGCAGCAGCAGCAGGAAGACACCCTCTATCGCAACGTCGCCTGGGCCCAGCAGCAGATCCGCCTGTCGATGACGGGCGCCCAGGAGCAGCTGCAGGCGTTCGCGCGCGACGTCGCGCTCGGCCGCATCGACGAGCGCGGCTTCCAGGCCGCGGCCGGGGACGTGATGCAGGCGCACCCGGAAATCCTCTATCTGAACTGGTATGTGGCACCCGGCACCGCGCGCTGGCCCGACATGCAGCTGCCGACGCTCGGCCAGCGGCTCGCCCGGCCCAACGACGCGCAACTGGCCGAGATCGTGCGCGGCGCCTGGCGCGACGCGCACGAATCGCGCCGGCAGGCCTACTCGGCGCTCGCCTACGACGATTTCGGCAACGGCTTCGTGACGCTGCAGACCCCCGTCACACGCGACCGCGAGTACCTGGGCTCGATCGCCACGGTGTTCTCGGTGGAGGGCATCCTCAAGCACGACATCCCGCCCGAGCTGTCGGCGAAGTACAAGATTTCGATCACCGACGTCAACAACCGCGAGCTGGCCTCGACCTCCTCGCGCCCGCGGCTGCCGCGCGACGCCCATTACGACCTGCCGCTCGACCCGCCCGGCCAGGGCCTGACGGTGCGCGTCTATGCGTATCCGCAGATGACGAACCTGACGAACAACACGCTCGTCTGGCTCGTCGCGGGGCTGTCCTGCTTCGTGCTCTGGAGCCTCTGGAGCCTCTGGAAACACACGCGACAGCGCTTCGAGGCGCAGCAGGCGCTGTACGCGGAGGCGTTCTTTCGCCGCGCGATGGAAAATTCAGTGCTGATCGGCATGCGCGTGCTCGACATGCACGGCCGCATCACTCACGTGAACCCAGCGTTTTGCCGCATGACGGGCTGGGACGAGGAGGACCTGGTCGGCAAGGTCGCGCCGTTCCCCTACTGGCCGCGCGACGCCTACCCGGAGATGCAGCGCCAGCTCGACATGACGCTGCGCGGCAAGGCGCCGTCCTCGGGCTTCGAACTGCGAGTGCGCCGCAAGGACGCCTCGATGTTCCATGCGCGGCTCTACGTCTCGCCGCTGATCGACAGCTCGGGCCGCCAGACCGGCTGGATGTCGTCGATGACCGACATCACCGAGCCGAAACGCGCGCGCGAGGAGCTGGCCGCCGCGCACGAGCGCTTCACCACGGTGCTGGAAAGCCTCGACGCGGCCGTCTCGGTGCTGGCCGCCGACGAGGCCGAGCTGCTGTTCGCCAACCGCTACTACCGCCACCTGTTCGGGATTCGTCCCGACGGCCACCTGGAGCTGTCGGGCGGCGGCTTCGACTCGACCCAGGCCTCGTCGGACTCGATCGACATGGTCGACGCGTTCGCCGGGCTGCCCGCCACCGCGCTGACCGAGAGCACGGCCGACGCGCAGGAAGTCTACGTCGAGAGCATCCAGAAGTGGTTCGAGGTGCGCCGCCAATACATCCAGTGGGTCGACGGCCATTTGGCACAGATGCAGATCGCCACCGACATCACGACCCGCAAGAAGGCCCAGGAACTGGCACACCAGCAGGAAGAGAAGCTGCAGTTCACGAGCCGTCTGATGACGATGGGCGAAATGGCTTCGTCGATCGCGCACGAACTGAACCAGCCGCTCGCGGCCATCAACAACTACTGCTCGGGCACCGTCGCGCTCGTCAAGAGCGGGCGCGGCACCGCCGAGACGCTGCTGCCGGCGCTCGAAAAAACCGCCCAGCAGGCGCTGCGCGCCGGCATGATCGTCAAGCGCATCCGTGAGTTCGTGAAGCGCAGCGAGCCCAAGCGGCAGGCCGCGCGCGTGGCCGACATCATCGCCGACGCGGTCGGACTCGCCGAAATCGAGGCTCGCAAGCGGCGCATCCGGATCGTCACCGAAATCCGCGCCAGAATGCCTATCATCTATGTGGACCCGGTGCTGATCGAGCAGGTCCTGATGAACCTGATGAAGAATGCCGCCGAGGCGATGGGCGACGTGAAGGACCCGCAGGCCGACGGACTGATCCGCGTGGTGGCCGACCTCGAGGCCGGCTTCGTCGACATCCGCGTGATCGACCAGGGCCCGGGCGTCGACGAGGCCAGCGCCGAGCGTCTGTTCGAACCGTTCTACAGCACCAAGTCCGACGGCATGGGCATGGGGCTTAATATCTGTCGATCGATCATCGAGTCGCACCGCGGGCGGCTCTGGGTCGTCAACAACATCGAGGCGGACGGCCGCGTCTCCGGCGCGACGTTCCATTGCAGCCTGCCCATCGGGGCACCCGAGAACCACGGCCGCGGCGGCGTGGCATCACACACTGTTACGGGAGAGATATGA
- the fixJ gene encoding oxygen response regulator transcription factor FixJ codes for MNSPVTTPQETVFVVDDDEAVRDSLRWLLEANGYRVQCFSSAEQFLDAYQPAQQAGQIACLILDVRMSGMSGLELQERLIADNAALPIIFVTGHGDVPMAVSTMKKGAMDFIEKPFDEAELRSLVERMLNKARSESKTVQEQRAASERLSKLTAREQQVLERIIAGRLNKQIADDLGISIKTVEAHRANIMEKLNVNTVADLLRLALSKKPA; via the coding sequence ATGAATAGCCCTGTCACCACCCCTCAGGAAACCGTCTTTGTCGTCGACGATGACGAGGCCGTGCGCGATTCGCTGCGCTGGCTGCTGGAGGCGAACGGCTATCGCGTGCAATGCTTCTCGAGCGCGGAACAGTTTCTCGACGCGTACCAGCCGGCCCAGCAGGCCGGCCAGATCGCGTGCCTGATCCTCGACGTGCGAATGTCGGGGATGAGCGGGCTCGAGCTGCAGGAGCGCCTGATCGCCGACAACGCCGCGCTGCCGATCATCTTCGTGACGGGCCACGGCGACGTGCCGATGGCGGTCTCGACGATGAAGAAGGGCGCGATGGACTTCATCGAGAAGCCGTTCGACGAAGCCGAGCTGCGCAGCCTGGTCGAGCGCATGCTCAACAAGGCGCGCAGCGAGAGCAAGACCGTGCAGGAGCAGCGCGCCGCGAGCGAGCGGCTCTCGAAGCTGACCGCGCGCGAGCAGCAGGTGCTCGAACGGATCATCGCCGGCCGCCTCAACAAGCAGATCGCCGACGACCTCGGCATCAGCATCAAGACCGTCGAGGCGCACCGCGCGAACATCATGGAAAAGCTCAACGTCAACACGGTCGCCGACCTGCTGCGCCTGGCGCTGTCCAAGAAGCCGGCGTAA
- the folD gene encoding bifunctional methylenetetrahydrofolate dehydrogenase/methenyltetrahydrofolate cyclohydrolase FolD, with protein sequence MTATLIDGNALSKTLRAQAAERAAALTARGHRPGLAVVLVGDNAASEVYVRNKIKACEDHGFFSLKDAYPATLSEADLLARIGELNRDPRIHGILVQLPLPPHIDSHKVIEAIAPEKDVDGFHVANAGALMTGKPLFRPCTPYGVMKMFEAHGIELAGANAVVIGRSNIVGKPMAMLLLEAGATVTICHSRTRDLAAHTRNADVVVAAVGKRNVLTAEMVKPGATVIDVGMNRNDEGKLCGDIDFDAIREVAGFVTPVPGGVGPMTITMLLINTIEAAERAAGAAA encoded by the coding sequence ATGACAGCCACCCTGATCGACGGCAACGCCCTTTCGAAGACCCTGCGCGCGCAAGCCGCCGAACGCGCCGCGGCGCTCACCGCGCGCGGCCATCGTCCCGGCCTCGCGGTCGTGCTGGTCGGCGACAACGCGGCCAGCGAGGTCTACGTGCGCAACAAGATCAAGGCCTGCGAGGACCACGGCTTCTTCTCGCTCAAGGACGCCTACCCGGCGACGCTGTCGGAGGCCGATCTGCTCGCGCGCATCGGCGAACTGAACCGCGACCCGCGGATCCACGGCATCCTCGTGCAACTGCCGCTGCCGCCGCACATCGACAGCCACAAGGTGATCGAGGCGATCGCTCCCGAGAAGGACGTGGACGGCTTTCACGTCGCGAACGCCGGCGCGCTGATGACGGGCAAGCCGCTGTTCCGCCCCTGCACGCCCTACGGCGTGATGAAGATGTTCGAGGCGCACGGTATCGAGCTGGCCGGCGCGAACGCGGTGGTGATCGGCCGCTCGAACATCGTCGGCAAGCCGATGGCGATGCTGCTGCTCGAGGCCGGCGCGACGGTCACGATCTGCCATAGCAGGACGCGCGATCTGGCCGCCCACACGCGCAACGCCGACGTGGTGGTGGCCGCGGTCGGCAAGCGCAACGTGCTGACGGCCGAGATGGTCAAGCCCGGCGCGACCGTGATCGACGTCGGCATGAACCGCAACGACGAAGGCAAGCTGTGCGGCGACATCGATTTCGACGCGATCCGCGAGGTGGCCGGCTTCGTCACGCCGGTGCCGGGCGGCGTCGGCCCGATGACGATCACGATGCTGCTGATCAACACCATCGAGGCCGCCGAGCGCGCGGCCGGCGCGGCGGCCTGA
- a CDS encoding M3 family metallopeptidase, with protein sequence MSVSANANPLLDFSGLPRFAEIRPEHVTPALDTLLEQAEDAVARAADPATPATWADVVETVERVTEPLGRAWGVVGHLNAVADTPELRAAYGENLPRVTEFWSSVGQNLALYEKYKAIAAGAEYATLSAERRKILDNSLRDFRLSGAELPEDRKPRFAELQEQQAALSKAFSDHVLDATNGYAYYAQTEDELRGLPDDAIAAAREAAQREDKAGWKFTLHFPSYFPVLQYAENRAMRETLYRAYVTRASELGPQYGGGKAEWDNTKIVADTLALRREEAQMLGYANFAEVSLAPKMAESPAQVIAFLEDLAVRARPHAERDWDELRAFAADTLGLRELAPWDVAYAAEKLRQQRYAFSENEVKQYFPEPAVLKGLFTVTETLFGVKIRRDEAPVWHPDVRFFRVENPDGTLVAQFYLDLYAREGKRGGAWMDDARSRAKRGTLVQTPVAYLTCNFSAPVGGKPACFTHDEVITLFHEFGHGLHHMLTRVEELGVSGINGVEWDAVELPSQFMENFCWEWDVLPSMSSHVETGASLPRELFDKMLAAKNFQSGLGTLRQIVFSMYDMLLHVDFDPAGAQNAVEFAREINERFHVIPQAPFSRWPNTFSHIFAGGYAAGYYSYKWAEVLSADAYAAFEEAAKAGGTVLDAATGTRYRREILEVGGSRPAMDSFKAFRGREPEIDALLRHNGMTAAAH encoded by the coding sequence ATGTCCGTCAGCGCCAACGCCAATCCGCTTCTCGATTTCTCCGGCCTGCCCCGCTTCGCGGAAATCCGTCCCGAGCACGTGACGCCCGCCCTCGATACGCTGCTCGAGCAGGCCGAGGATGCCGTGGCGCGCGCCGCCGATCCGGCCACGCCCGCCACCTGGGCCGACGTGGTCGAGACGGTCGAGCGCGTGACCGAGCCGCTCGGCCGCGCCTGGGGCGTGGTCGGCCACCTGAACGCGGTGGCCGATACGCCCGAGCTGCGCGCCGCCTACGGCGAGAACCTGCCGCGCGTGACCGAGTTCTGGTCGAGCGTGGGGCAAAACCTTGCGCTCTACGAGAAGTACAAGGCGATCGCAGCCGGCGCCGAATACGCCACGCTCTCGGCCGAGCGCCGCAAGATCCTCGACAACTCGCTGCGCGACTTCCGCCTGTCGGGCGCCGAGCTGCCGGAAGACCGCAAGCCGCGCTTCGCCGAGTTGCAGGAGCAGCAGGCGGCGCTGTCGAAGGCGTTTTCGGATCATGTGCTCGACGCCACCAACGGCTACGCGTACTACGCGCAGACCGAGGACGAGCTGCGCGGCCTGCCCGACGACGCGATCGCGGCCGCGCGCGAGGCCGCCCAGCGCGAGGACAAGGCCGGCTGGAAGTTCACGCTGCACTTCCCGTCCTACTTCCCGGTGCTGCAGTACGCCGAGAACCGCGCGATGCGCGAGACGCTCTACCGCGCCTACGTGACGCGCGCCTCCGAGCTGGGCCCGCAGTACGGCGGCGGCAAGGCCGAATGGGACAACACGAAGATCGTCGCCGACACGCTGGCGCTGCGCCGCGAGGAAGCGCAGATGCTCGGCTACGCCAACTTCGCCGAGGTCTCGCTCGCACCGAAGATGGCCGAATCGCCGGCCCAGGTCATCGCCTTCCTCGAGGATCTCGCGGTGCGCGCGCGCCCGCATGCCGAGCGCGACTGGGACGAATTGCGCGCGTTCGCGGCCGACACGCTCGGCCTGCGCGAGCTGGCGCCGTGGGACGTGGCCTATGCCGCCGAGAAGCTGCGCCAGCAGCGCTACGCGTTCTCGGAAAACGAGGTGAAGCAGTATTTCCCCGAGCCGGCCGTGCTGAAGGGCCTGTTCACCGTCACCGAGACGCTGTTCGGCGTGAAGATCCGCCGCGACGAGGCGCCGGTCTGGCATCCGGACGTGCGCTTCTTCCGGGTCGAGAACCCGGACGGCACGCTGGTCGCGCAGTTCTATCTCGACCTCTACGCGCGCGAGGGCAAGCGCGGCGGCGCCTGGATGGACGACGCACGCTCGCGCGCGAAGCGCGGCACGCTGGTGCAGACGCCGGTGGCCTACCTGACCTGCAACTTCTCCGCGCCCGTCGGCGGCAAGCCGGCCTGCTTCACCCACGACGAGGTGATCACGCTGTTCCACGAGTTCGGCCACGGACTGCACCACATGCTCACGCGCGTCGAGGAACTCGGCGTGTCGGGCATCAACGGCGTGGAGTGGGACGCCGTGGAGCTGCCGTCACAGTTCATGGAGAACTTCTGCTGGGAATGGGACGTGCTGCCGTCGATGTCGTCGCATGTCGAGACGGGCGCCTCGCTGCCGCGCGAACTGTTCGACAAGATGCTGGCCGCGAAGAACTTCCAGAGCGGGCTCGGCACGCTGCGCCAGATCGTGTTCTCGATGTACGACATGCTGCTGCACGTCGATTTCGATCCGGCCGGCGCGCAGAACGCCGTCGAGTTCGCGCGCGAGATCAACGAGCGCTTCCACGTGATCCCGCAGGCGCCGTTCTCGCGCTGGCCGAACACGTTCAGCCACATCTTCGCGGGCGGCTACGCGGCCGGCTACTACAGCTACAAGTGGGCCGAGGTGCTGTCGGCCGACGCCTACGCGGCCTTCGAGGAAGCGGCCAAGGCCGGCGGCACGGTGCTCGACGCCGCCACCGGCACGCGCTACCGCCGCGAGATCCTCGAGGTCGGCGGCAGCCGGCCCGCGATGGACTCGTTCAAGGCGTTCCGCGGCCGCGAGCCGGAAATCGACGCGCTGCTGCGCCACAACGGCATGACGGCCGCCGCGCACTGA
- the dinB gene encoding DNA polymerase IV — protein MPRPDTVSSPAPAPDSVAPALAAAGAHAFVRKIIHLDCDCFYASVEMRDDPSLRGRPLAVGGRPDRRGVIATCNYEARRYGVHSAMSSALAMRKCPDLLILPPSMDKYRIASRAIMEIYRDYTAEVEPLSLDEAYLDVSRTGRCQGSATLIAREIRARVRDTVGVTVSAGVAPNKFVAKIASDWNKPDGLFVVRPHEVDAFVAALPVRKLFGVGRVTAGRLERLGIETCAQLREWSLFDLHREFGAFGRRLHELSHGIDERRVRADRERKSVSVETTYVHDLTTLEQCAAEMRRLVPQLDARIERAGARRLVRKLYVKIRFADFQRTTVECVADATDVQTAIALLGKGLARRPQAVRLLGVGVRVDEDTAERHGQIALFDDEADAHEREGEAGAGVIDAVVDAADQSNPADAPASLAGDVADAGDQARENDGPAEPGSA, from the coding sequence TTGCCCCGCCCCGACACCGTGAGTTCCCCCGCGCCCGCTCCGGATTCCGTCGCGCCGGCCCTTGCCGCGGCCGGCGCGCACGCGTTCGTGCGCAAGATCATTCATCTCGACTGCGACTGCTTCTACGCGTCGGTCGAGATGCGCGACGACCCCTCGCTGCGCGGCCGTCCGCTCGCGGTGGGCGGCCGGCCCGACCGGCGCGGCGTGATCGCCACCTGCAACTACGAGGCGCGGCGCTACGGCGTGCATTCGGCGATGTCGTCGGCGCTGGCGATGCGCAAGTGCCCGGACCTGCTGATCCTGCCGCCGTCGATGGACAAGTACCGGATCGCCTCGCGCGCGATCATGGAGATCTATCGCGACTACACGGCCGAGGTCGAGCCGCTCTCGCTCGACGAGGCCTACCTCGACGTGAGCCGCACCGGGCGCTGCCAGGGCAGCGCGACGCTGATCGCGCGCGAGATCCGCGCGCGCGTGCGCGACACGGTGGGCGTGACGGTCTCGGCCGGGGTCGCGCCGAACAAGTTCGTCGCCAAGATCGCTTCCGACTGGAACAAGCCCGACGGCCTGTTCGTGGTGCGGCCGCACGAGGTGGACGCGTTCGTGGCGGCGCTGCCGGTGCGCAAGCTGTTCGGCGTCGGCCGCGTCACCGCGGGGCGGCTCGAGCGGCTCGGCATCGAGACCTGCGCGCAACTGCGCGAATGGTCGCTGTTCGACCTGCATCGCGAGTTCGGCGCGTTCGGCCGGCGCCTGCACGAGTTGTCGCACGGCATCGACGAGCGCCGCGTGCGCGCCGACCGCGAGCGCAAGTCGGTCAGCGTCGAGACCACCTATGTCCACGATCTCACCACGCTCGAACAGTGCGCCGCGGAAATGCGCCGGCTGGTGCCGCAGCTCGACGCGCGCATCGAGCGCGCCGGCGCGCGCCGGCTGGTCCGCAAGCTCTACGTGAAGATCCGCTTTGCCGATTTCCAGCGCACCACGGTGGAATGCGTGGCCGACGCGACCGACGTGCAGACCGCCATCGCGCTGCTGGGCAAGGGGCTCGCACGGCGGCCGCAGGCGGTGCGGCTGCTCGGCGTGGGCGTGCGCGTCGACGAGGACACGGCCGAGCGCCACGGCCAGATCGCGTTGTTCGACGACGAAGCGGACGCGCACGAACGGGAGGGCGAGGCGGGGGCGGGCGTCATTGACGCCGTGGTCGACGCGGCCGACCAGAGCAACCCAGCAGATGCGCCGGCGAGCCTTGCCGGCGACGTTGCCGATGCAGGCGACCAAGCGCGCGAGAACGACGGCCCCGCCGAACCCGGCTCGGCATGA
- a CDS encoding LysE family translocator — protein sequence MLNYDFAHWIAFLSMAILLNISPGPDIAFILGNTLKSGRRHGFAAMLGIWVGALFHVSCAAIGLSAILYTSATMFLIVKWVGVAYLTWLGIQALLSKAGAFHINEPARSRTISEVFFQGAFIDILNPKVAIFFLALLPQFVVDGAGPVPLQLAVHGIMIIAVAALVEPPLILLGDRLAARIRANQKAATWIDRTLGVFFLGLATKLAVFRQ from the coding sequence ATGCTGAATTACGATTTCGCTCACTGGATCGCTTTTTTGTCGATGGCGATTCTGCTCAATATCTCTCCCGGCCCGGATATCGCGTTCATTCTCGGCAATACGCTGAAGAGCGGCCGGCGCCACGGTTTCGCCGCGATGCTGGGGATCTGGGTGGGCGCGCTGTTCCACGTGTCGTGCGCGGCGATCGGGCTGTCGGCGATCCTCTACACGTCGGCCACCATGTTCCTGATCGTCAAGTGGGTGGGCGTGGCCTACCTGACCTGGCTCGGCATCCAGGCACTGCTGTCGAAGGCCGGCGCGTTCCATATCAACGAGCCGGCCAGGTCGCGCACCATCTCGGAAGTGTTTTTCCAGGGTGCCTTCATCGACATCCTCAACCCGAAGGTCGCGATCTTCTTCCTCGCGCTGCTGCCGCAGTTCGTGGTGGACGGCGCCGGCCCGGTGCCGCTGCAGCTTGCCGTCCACGGCATCATGATCATCGCGGTGGCGGCGCTGGTGGAGCCGCCGCTGATCCTGCTCGGCGACCGGCTCGCCGCCCGGATTCGCGCCAATCAAAAGGCCGCGACCTGGATCGATCGCACGCTCGGTGTTTTCTTTCTCGGGCTCGCCACCAAACTGGCGGTATTCCGGCAGTAA
- the cysC gene encoding adenylyl-sulfate kinase, with product MTGLPGAGKSTIAKALHEALKARGVRTIILDGDTLRGGLCSDLGFSAADRNENIRRFAHVAALFRQESYVVIVATISPLQAHRDLARGIVGEGFVETFIATPLDICRERDPKGMYAKAMQGKLAQFTGVSDTYEQPGAADVTVDTSQEEVAASVERIAGQLRRQRRTAVA from the coding sequence ATGACCGGCCTGCCCGGCGCCGGCAAGAGCACCATCGCGAAGGCGCTGCATGAAGCACTGAAGGCGCGCGGCGTGCGCACCATCATCCTCGACGGCGACACGCTGCGCGGCGGCCTCTGCTCGGACCTCGGCTTCAGCGCCGCCGACCGCAACGAGAACATCCGCCGCTTCGCGCACGTCGCGGCGCTGTTCCGCCAGGAGAGCTACGTGGTGATCGTGGCGACGATCTCGCCGCTGCAGGCGCACCGCGACCTCGCGCGCGGCATCGTCGGCGAGGGCTTCGTCGAGACCTTCATCGCCACGCCGCTCGACATCTGCCGCGAGCGCGATCCGAAGGGCATGTACGCGAAGGCGATGCAAGGCAAGCTCGCGCAGTTCACGGGCGTGTCCGATACCTACGAGCAGCCCGGTGCGGCCGACGTCACGGTCGACACCTCGCAAGAGGAGGTGGCTGCCTCGGTCGAGCGCATCGCCGGACAGCTGCGCCGGCAGCGTCGGACCGCGGTGGCCTGA
- a CDS encoding pentapeptide MXKDX repeat protein, with translation MKQLITAVMVATLGLGASAAFTQASGAMGNDAMSHDSMSKDGMSHDSMSKGAMKHDSMGKGSKMKKHDAMGMSHSASDAMSK, from the coding sequence ATGAAGCAACTGATCACGGCGGTCATGGTGGCAACGCTCGGTCTTGGCGCGTCGGCGGCGTTCACGCAGGCAAGCGGTGCGATGGGCAACGATGCGATGTCGCATGACTCGATGAGCAAGGATGGCATGTCGCACGACTCGATGAGCAAGGGCGCGATGAAGCACGACTCGATGGGCAAGGGCAGCAAGATGAAGAAGCACGACGCGATGGGCATGTCGCATTCGGCTTCGGACGCGATGTCCAAGTAA
- a CDS encoding molybdopterin-dependent oxidoreductase: protein MQMKKTSQALTRAERDIVLADARRELAMPSRRLFGKRLITLGGLSMLTGCTLTDDASVDGFLSAVSRLNDRVQAALFDPHALAPTYREAQITRPFPFNAFYGIDEVPEVDGADFRLRLGGLVTGQRVWTLPELYALPHAEQITRHICVEGWSAIGRWGGTPFADFLRRVGADTSAKYVGVRCADDYYESIDMATALHPQTLLAFDYDGQRLPAKYGYPMKLRIPTKLGYKNPKHIVEIFVTNVYPGGYWVDQGYNWFGGA, encoded by the coding sequence ATGCAGATGAAAAAAACGAGTCAAGCGCTGACGCGCGCCGAACGCGACATCGTATTGGCCGACGCGCGCCGCGAACTCGCGATGCCCTCGCGCCGGCTGTTCGGCAAGCGCCTGATCACGCTCGGCGGCTTGTCGATGCTGACCGGCTGCACGCTCACCGACGATGCCTCGGTCGACGGCTTCCTGAGCGCCGTGTCGCGCCTGAACGATCGCGTGCAGGCCGCGCTGTTCGATCCGCATGCGCTCGCGCCCACCTATCGCGAGGCGCAGATCACGCGGCCGTTCCCGTTCAACGCGTTCTACGGCATCGACGAGGTGCCGGAGGTCGACGGCGCGGACTTCCGGCTCAGGCTCGGCGGCCTCGTGACGGGCCAGCGCGTCTGGACCCTGCCCGAACTCTACGCGCTGCCGCACGCCGAACAGATCACGCGGCACATCTGCGTGGAAGGCTGGAGCGCGATCGGCCGCTGGGGCGGCACGCCGTTCGCCGATTTCCTGCGGCGCGTGGGTGCCGACACGAGCGCGAAATACGTGGGCGTGCGCTGCGCGGACGACTACTATGAGAGCATCGACATGGCCACCGCGCTGCATCCGCAGACGCTGCTCGCGTTCGATTACGACGGCCAGCGGCTGCCGGCGAAATACGGCTATCCGATGAAGCTGAGGATTCCCACCAAGCTCGGCTACAAGAACCCGAAACACATCGTCGAAATTTTCGTGACGAATGTTTACCCCGGCGGCTATTGGGTCGATCAGGGCTACAACTGGTTCGGCGGAGCCTGA
- a CDS encoding cytochrome b/b6 domain-containing protein yields the protein MTLSSIRPAEARGPAAAGPVHPVWLRVSHWLNALAALLMMLSGWRIYDASPVFPGLTFPPSWTLGGWLGGALQWHFAAMWLLMLNGIFYLAANLVSRRFPARFLPLSPRAVLHDLRAALRGRLSHDDPRHYNAVQKFAYLAVVLDLIVLVLSGLAIWKSVQFPLLRDLFGGYDNARVVHFCAMAVMAAFLVVHVAMVALVPRSLLTMLRGH from the coding sequence ATGACACTCTCCTCGATTCGGCCGGCTGAGGCTCGCGGGCCGGCAGCGGCGGGACCGGTCCATCCGGTCTGGCTGCGCGTCTCGCACTGGCTCAACGCGCTGGCCGCGTTGCTGATGATGCTGTCCGGCTGGCGCATCTACGACGCCTCGCCGGTGTTCCCGGGCCTGACGTTTCCGCCCTCGTGGACGCTCGGCGGCTGGCTCGGCGGCGCGCTGCAATGGCACTTCGCCGCGATGTGGCTGCTGATGCTCAACGGCATCTTCTATCTGGCGGCGAACCTCGTGAGCCGGCGCTTTCCGGCGCGCTTCCTGCCGCTGTCGCCGCGCGCCGTGCTGCATGACCTGCGCGCGGCGCTGCGCGGGCGGCTCTCGCACGACGATCCGCGCCACTACAACGCGGTGCAGAAGTTCGCCTACCTGGCGGTCGTGCTCGACCTGATCGTGCTGGTGCTGTCGGGGCTGGCGATCTGGAAGTCGGTGCAGTTTCCGCTGCTGCGCGACCTGTTCGGCGGCTACGACAACGCCCGCGTCGTGCATTTCTGCGCGATGGCCGTGATGGCCGCGTTCTTGGTGGTGCATGTCGCGATGGTCGCGTTGGTGCCGCGTTCGCTGCTGACGATGCTGCGTGGACACTGA